The Ornithodoros turicata isolate Travis unplaced genomic scaffold, ASM3712646v1 ctg00000945.1, whole genome shotgun sequence genome includes the window GAATGTCGTCGAGGTACGCCCCGACACCTTCTAACCCTGCCAGAAGGCTGTCCATGTATTTCTGGAATACCAGAGGCGAGACAGATACACCAAAAGGTAAGCGTGTGACACGAAATAGGCCACGTGCATGGCGTGTTCACCGTGAGTAGCTCGGAGGATGCGTCGTCCATCGTAACTGTGATACGCTTGCTGAAGGTCGATCTTGGAAAAGATCCTGCCTCCTTGAACTAGAGCCAGCATATCATCTACTGTGGGAAGCGGATACGCTGCCTTCGCTACCGCTTGGTTCACCGTGCTACGGTAGTCTCCGCATAGACGTAAGGTGCCGTTCTGCTTCCGTACTGTTACTAGCGGCGTAGCCCATGTCGAAGAAGAAACGGGTTTCAGAATGCCTTGCTCTTTTAACTTGTCTAACTCTTTGTCGACTGCTGTCCTCAATGCCAGTGGCACTGTGCGGGACTTCAAGAACCTAGGACTGCGTTTGGCTGCAGCTCGATGTGTATAGGGTCGCCTACATGGCCTGAAATCTTGCCATTAAAAGGGTGCGAACTGATCGAGTAGTGGTTGGCACTGTGACTCCATGACTCGGTGAATGCCAGACAGTGAAATTCCAGTGGCTCAAACCAGTCTCGCCCTAGGAGGCTTGTTCCAGTTCCCGCGACGATGTACAGATCGAGTTTTGCTTGCTTCCTGTGTAGCTGAACGGTGACTCGTGCTTTGCCCTGGACTTGAAGCGGTGTGCCGGTCCACGTCCTCAATTTCAATGCTGCTTTCAGTAGACGTGGTCTGTTGCTGTCCCATTGCTGGTTGAAGGTGTTCTCACTCATTATTGAAAATGATGCACCGGAATCGACTTCGAAGCAGCAAGGGCGTTCGTTTACCGTAACCCATACGGTTAAGCTCTCAGTCGATTGGCTCATGGAGTTGACCGTGAATAAGCTGTTCCACGAATCTGCTTCGTCGGCAGTTAGACTATTCGCTTGTTGACGTCCAGATGAGCGCGTGCCGGAAgcctgcttctttttcttcgttatGCATGCTTTTTCAATATGCCCCAGTTTCTTGTAGAACTGGCATGTGGAATTTCGGTGAGGGCAGCTTTTCTGGTTGTGCGCACCGTCACAACGGTAGCACTTTTTGGACGGCTTAGGGAGCTTATTCTTCTTTGGGCTTCTGGTTGCTGAagtttgaagtactttgttttcttCCCTGCTGCGCATGCTTGCCTGTTGTGAAACCGTGGATTCCATGGCTTTCGCAGTGTCGCCCGCCATTTGGAATGTGATATTCCTTTCGGAGAGTAGACGCTGCTGCAGGTGCACGTCCCTCGGACCACAGATGAATCTGTCTCGTAGCATCACTTCCAAGGGTAAAATTGTTTTCGCCGAAGCCGGAACAGCGGTCGTCGGAGCCTGTGAGACCGTTGCTTGGACGGTGAAGCGATCGCTGAAGCCATGGTTGCAGTTTGGGTCGCTGGGGAATCACCGTGCGCCGTGGGAGGCGATCGTGTGGTTGGTGCAAGTGGTAGCGGTAATGGAACGGCAACATTACCGAAATTGCAGTCTTTAGCTAGAGCTCTCAAAGCGTCGACATATTCAGAGATTGTCTCTTGAGGAAGTTGATCCCTTTTGTGAAAACGCCAGCGCCCTAGAAGTTCAGAAGGACCTGTTTCAAAATGGCTGCTCAGACGTTCGATTATGTCGTCATACGGAACTTGCGCCGGTGTGAGCGGATGCAGCAAGTCTCGCACTTGTCGTAGGTCTGTTCGCCGCAAAACGTGAACAACAGAGCCCTTTTCTTAGCTGCGTCCTGCACGTTATTCGCCTCGAAGAGAAATTCTAGGCGTTCACGCCACGAGTTCCAACTGGAGCCTGGTACGAATTCAGGAAGCCTTGCCTGATTCATCTTGTAGTGTCCGTGGAGTTCGTACTTCCCTCGTCGCCAGTAATATAACTTCCCATTTATTCAGTTAAAGACAGTACATCTTAGCGAAAGCCCGTCACATGCTTTGGCCAAGCTTCGCTTCGAACAGAACAGTGCGCGAGCGCAAACACTTCGTTGTCGTCCTCCTTGTCCGGTCTATCTCAGCCTCTGACAAGCTGGGTTGGCTTCTGGTCGCCGAGAAGCTGCTGCAGGCGACGTTGGGAAGACATTGTCGTTCGGGCGATTAATTCTGTCATGAGGGTGTCGTAGGGCTTGTCGAGGGGTGGTTGGAGAATAATATCGCGGATAGGGCGGAAAATTGAGCATCGGCCTGGGCGAACCATAGCTGCGGGTCGTGAGCCCATAAGGTGGTAGACGCAGGGACAGAGATCCTTCTACGGAAGGTAAGGGGCCTGACGTGGGCGGGGTCAGGTCAGTTTGCTGCTGAATCGGAGTGTTCATACCAAGTTCAATAGCAGTAGTAGTCAGGCCGGAGCGAAGCGTTGGCATTCGAAGCGGCGAGAAAAAGCAGGGCATTCGCCGTCCGGGTCACCAGGATGTGGAAGCCTGAGTAAACTAGTCCACACTAGACTCCGACAGAAGGGGAAAAACAGTGTTTACTGCGCGGTGCCACTTCAGCACTGCCCGAAAGGAACAGACagctcgagagagagagaaagaagcagTCCTCGAGGACCGTGACCATCGTTAGATGGCGGTGGCGCTACACACTCCTCCAGCGTTCTCACAAAGAAAGACTTGAATACGTCTACTCTACTCTGATATGGCTTTAATGTATACTGATGAACTGACCGTCAGTCTTTCTTGTAGCTTTGGAGACATATAGCGAGCATCAACACCCAGCTGACCAGTATAAATCACATAAAACATTTTAAGTCGATTTAGTTTCCTACGTTTCTCGAGGGTATCAAGGTTTGCACGATTTCTCAATTGAGTTACGGATGTAAGCCTACTGTAAGCAGAAAATATAAATCTTAACGCCTTATTTTGTACGCTTTCTAATTTATCAAtgtgctttttttgtgtgtgggtcCCACACGTTGCTGGCATATTCTAACGACGGTCTAAGTATTGACTTGTACGCCAATAATTTAACATTAGAAGACGATCGAGTTAGAGAGCTTTCGCCTTAACAAATAACTTGCGCATTGCAGATGAAAAATAGCGTCAATGCGACTTCCCGGTCCATTCTACTTGTAATTGTTACCCCCAAATACTTAAACGCCAACACTTCATTTAAACAAGTTTCTGGGGTCCCATAACGAAACGAGAGATGTGAACTTTGATTTAAAGTAATGTAGTGAAATGTAGTGTATGTGTGTAAATGTAGTGCAATGTAGTGAAATGAACTGTCTTCAAAGGTCCATGGAGGATTACTCAGGATGTTCCCACTCGGCCAAGAAAACCAAGTTGCCAACATCGAGCCTGTTTGACCGCATGCTGTTCTTCTGGTCAGACAGGTGCCCCACACGAGGTTCTACCATCCTTTGCAGTCAGGTAATGCAGTCAGGCAACCCTCAGTATAAGAGTAGCCACAGTTTCAAATAGTAGTTCATGAATGGATGGGATGGAGCGCATTGCAATGAAAGGCAAGCTTTGTCGTCATTTACCTTCCAAATTACGTTGACCCATCTTGCTCAGGATACATTATGTTAATACATTAACGTTTGACATGCATTCCATATTTCTTCCTCCTGTCAAGCTTAATCTTGTGTAATCATTTTAATGATCACTATAGCTTGGATGTGGTTGTAGGTGGATCAATCTGTGACATTTTCAGCACATCTATTACTGTTGTTATCATTTCGGTAGAAGATGGACTCTGACTACCAAAAGCAGATACAGTcaagtcaaccctcgatttatgaacacccttcgtGTCTCAAAAAatggttcataaatcgaggtacAAGGAGCGCCGAAGAGAAATGGACTGAAACACAAGAGGATATGCACTAGATTGTGCTTATTTTTTAAAACACTCCAAAATTATGCTCTGCACCATACATTCGCTGTAAATTTATCCTGTTCAGAAGAGACTATATAGAAGTCTGGCACACTTGACTCGTCCGCCTGGTCATCGAAGTACACCACATCGCAATGTGGATGTGATTCCACGCTGTGCGAGCTGTTACAGCTTCCGAACAGTCCTGCTGGTTATCATCACTATCAATATGGCCATTCTTGTCAGCATCATTTGACAACTGCATTAAAGCACCATCATCAAATGGTTGTGTTCGCCATCAGCACAGGAAATCCACTCCTCTGCGGCGGAGTCCGGAAGCGAAGTGTGTTCGAAACTACCTTTGCAATTCGGTTAGGGGCAAGTCATCCTCCGTCACAAACTGTCCACAAAAATATCAGACGTCATCCATGCCTTTCGATTCGCACGGTACATCTCTGACGAAAATTTCTCTTGGCCGTTTTAATTTGCCTATGATCACTGGTTTTCACTTAGTCCCAGAAGCATTGCATAAAAGGCCGACAGTGAGCCGCGCTTAGTACTAGAAACGGGGTTTGTCCTGCTATGACCTAGCTTGTAAAATAATGCAGTTTCGTCCAAGTTATGGATTTCGTCAAGGCTGTACCCTTGGAGAATTCTCTGGGGACACTGCTCAGGTGCTTGACTTTCATTCGTTGTTCCTCTTCATTGACGCGATCCCAGTACTTCCCCAACTTCTGGACGGCTCGGCTGTccccgttcataaatcgaggttaGAACACATGTGTTTTTGCGTTTCATCCCTTGAAAGTCCATTCACAGTTCAGATATCAAGGGTTCATAAACCGAAGGAGAAATTTGTGACgccgttcataaaccgagggaattcgtaaaacgagggttgactgtacattGTTCATCCTTAACAAAATCTGGGCAGGTTGATACATGCATGTGTTGTGGGCGGCAAGACTATTAACGTTGGCAGCTGTCCTTGCTTGTGTTTGTCAATTGTCTTGTCTCGCCACCCACAACGGACCTTGTTTATCCCCGCTTTCAATTTGCTCCTCGTGATGATTCCATTTCAAGGTCAAGGACAGTTGTGTACCTATTATTGCCTGAAATCTGAGCCACTTTATTCCTGGTACATAGTTAGACAGTTATGTTTTTGGGCTTTGTCTTTTGAAAGTCTGGTGCAAAAGCCTCGCGTTTCATATTAACACCACATCTATGCAAATTTTACATGGGAGAAGAGGATTTCCCCTTGCTTCCCTTTcccaaattttctttttttggtggggGCGAGTGGTTAACCTTCTCCGGTCACACCCCTGGCCTTGAAGTAAAAGTGTTCATCACATAACATGTAGATTTCTTTCTGTTCATCTGGTGTGACTGAGGATGTACTCTATCAAGATGTCGATGCACCTATTTTAAGCTGCACTGTTGTAGACACTACTAGTATCTGCAACTGTGCAGCTTGAAGCCTACAGCATATTAGTACTAGAAGCGCGCAAACCATGCGGATGTAGATGCACTTCCCTCGATGCAtgattttctgtcttttttttttactgtttccaACAGAGCTTTCTGTTTCTTTGGATTTGCAAACGTAGTCTGATAACATAAAAATACCAGGACTGCATTCAACACATGATTATTTCTGCAGATTTGCCATTACTGTCTGGTACTTTGATGCTGAGGAACGTAAGAATGCTCTTCAGCAATATTAGAAAGGACGTGAGTACACATTTTGTTCATTTCATTGTAGACCCCATCTCTGATCACCACCTTTGGTCACATTTTCCTTTCAGAAATACAGGCGCAGAGTTACAACATATACTAAACCCATTCATTTTTGGAAACTACCAGCAGTGACCCAGGCTCTCCAACGTCTcttcagcgtttttttttttcccaacaCAAGAATGTTCTGTCGATAAGAGTTGTATTTATGCTACTAACACTTCAATGAAC containing:
- the LOC135375800 gene encoding uncharacterized protein LOC135375800, with protein sequence MLRDRFICGPRDVHLQQRLLSERNITFQMAGDTAKAMESTVSQQASMRSREENKVLQTSATRSPKKNKLPKPSKKCYRCDGAHNQKSCPHRNSTCQFYKKLGHIEKACITKKKKQASGTRSSGRQQANSLTADEADSWNSLFTVNSMSQSTESLTVWVTVNERPCCFEVDSGASFSIMSENTFNQQWDSNRPRLLKAALKLRTWTGTPLQVQGKARVTVQLHRKQAKLDLYIVAGTGTSLLGRDWFEPLEFHCLAFTESWSHSANHYSISSHPFNGKISGHVGDPIHIELQPNAVLGS